TCAATCACCCCTCGCTTATTACAACCTAGCTTAGCCTGGTTTGGCCTCAACCTTTAACTTCCTCCCAAATTTTCCAAGAAGAAAAACGACAAgtgtgtaaaaaaaaaaaaaaaaaaagctacaAACTATTGGTATGATTAACATACATCATATTCATACAAGATGTaccggaaattaattaataatattaatcaatAGAATAAATATAGCCCCGAACACTCCTTTATCTTTGATCACAATTGAGTGTAAAGAGTATATATAGATTTCCCAAAAATCCTCATAAATAAACTTTGATCGATCATTTTGCGGCGAATAATTGTTGCAAATTGTAAGGAGCTACAAGGCTTGATCCTCCACTCCAGAATTCTTTAGAGAAAGCCTGGTTAGCCTTGTCGGTTGGGTGCGCGGCGTCAAACCACAAATATTCACTAGGATTACTACAAACAGAGAAGGTATAGCCTTTCTTCTGGCAAGTGAAATCACCATTGTAGGATCCACTTCCACAACATGCTGTTTGGCTTTCTCTGAAACCTGTTATTATCAATTTGACAAATGTGATTAGATCCTGATTACTCCTGCTTACCTACACATATAATTCACGTGGAATAGTTTTTGACAATGAACAATTTTAATGTCATTTTCCAGGGCAACTTACTACAATTATATAATGATAACACTTGACTTATGCATTTAGCAATTTAGCATTTGTAAACAAGAGTATAAGACCCCACGTCACATGAAACTAACTAGACATTTCTCAATTGTATTTTTCTTAATCAAAGCCGACTTCAAAGGCTTTTTTGCCTTGGTGTCTGTACATACTAACACACCTACAATAGCATAGTCTAATTACTACAGTTTtaaaattatgtttttattAGATACGTTGTATGAGACAATATATCAAAAGACATGCTCGAGATATTACAAGGTGTGTTTATATAGTTCCAGTCAAGGAAATGCTTTTGTAGTTGATAAACAAACTACTCCATATCTTATAATATCTCGAACATATCTTTTGATATATTCTCATATCTTAATAGTTTTACATTAAGGAGTTTTAATGTAAAATCTTCCACGTATCTTGGGACTCGATTATGTTCAGTATAAACAATAAGATTTAACGTCTAAACTGACAAACATTAATAAGGTGATGAGGTGTAGTATGGGAGGACAAATTAGTTGATAGCCACTACTTAACCAACTCTCTAATGAATAATTGAAGGAATCAAATCATATgatcaaaacataaataaataattacggATGAGTTACTCTGTAAAAGACGTACCATATCGGCTACTTCCATATATAACACGGAGGTATAAGGATGTGTAGAAGTCGTAAATGGAGTACTTGAACCCTGGTAGTTGGCTTTGTAATCTCTTGGCTAGTGCAGCAAATTTAGCATTGTGCAACTTGGCTAGCTCTTGTGGCTCCGGTGCGCAAGTTCCTTTGAAATTTAGCATGTACTTCATTGATGGCATGCACCCAAGAGGACCAAGGTTTTGGAATGCAAATTTCCTTCCTCCTTGGTCATAGATTGTCTGTATTGTCAAAATCGTACATTCACAAAATTAGTCACAAATTACAGTTGTACGAATGACTGGTTTATACAATTTATATGTAGTTGTTAAGATCTGACCCACGAAACAACACGTgtgagagtcccacattgataaaagaaGAGAGAGTTAATCCGATGGGCTACTCCTCTTATTGCCATATGATTTTAAGGTGAAACCTCCTACGGTTTTGTTAAGTGAACTCTCTCTTGGTGACGGGTGTGGCTCAGACCCGTATTTAAGTATTTAACAGTGGTactctatttttttaataattttttttttggaaggtAAGATGAAATGCCAGGGCAGAACCTTGCACGGGCCAATCCCCCTTTCCCCCGGGATCAGCTAGCCCGGAATAGCGGGCAAGACGTAGTACTCCATATTAGAAACGGGTCCTCTTCACTAGAGAGAATTCCGTGTTATGCTCTTAAGTCCTAACAAGTTGTTGCAAAGTCAAGTTGACAACACTCCTTATTACACGAGAGTACGAGACCATTTCAAAAACGAAAAAACTCTTACTAAATGAGAATATGGTTTCCAATTATGTAATTATCAAGTAGCTCCATTAAGTTTTTTCTTTCAACCATGGTTATACTTAAAATAAACATAGATATTAAGTACTTCATTTACTAGACAGGGGATCCACATCATAACTCTATCGGTTCAAATTTAGCAAGTTAGACAATAAAGCAATGTCATATCCGCAGAAAACCAAGTAAATAGAGCGGTAGATTGGTTAGCTAATTTCAAATACGTTCACACGAATGTCAATAATAGTACTCACAcgttcttttaaattttgaatcAAACGAGTAGAGTGTAAAACAATTAAACAAATACACAATTTTAGCTGTAACCAAATTTGATGATAAAAAGTGTAAAACAAATTAAAGAcaggaaaaaatgaaaaaaaagcaagaataaataaaaggaTTCTTACTTTAATATGGGTAGTGAGGTTCCCAATGACCATGTTGATCCGTTGGTTCCTTTTAAAATTGGAGACAGGAAGTTTTTTAACATTCTTCTGTAGAAGGTTAACATAGTCATTTCCAGCTATGTTAAACAAGTATACAGCTTCAGATAACAGCTGATTAGCTGTTCCTTCCCCAACTTGTTGCTTCAATTTTTGCACCATTTGGACAAAATAATCTACTTGCCTCTTCAAATTTATCTGGATCATCCAAAGCCATAATTTAATCAACCCTAAATCACTTATTCAATCAATTTTAATCAATTGAACTAATTGATATCTACTGGGACTAACAACAAAACTGTAAAAATTACATGGCATTAAAGAAGGAAAAGTTGTCACATCAAATAATTTTCTCCTCAGATTCGCGCTACTGCCAGCTAAGTTGAGATCATGGTATGCATTAAGTAAAGTAGtgatttaaaaaataaagaaagatGCTCGAGTTGgcattttttattttcgttcaatgttttcacttttcacTATTAGCTTGTGATCTTTCGTCAGGGGTAATTAATGGACATCCATTTTCACCTACCAaaacatttttaatttttatttggaATCTCGTGAAAATAGTAATTacagtaaaaataaaaagtttaaACCTAGTCAGATTTAACTAAAATCAAGCTACCACTCCCAATTTCTGCAATAATTGTTGCTTCATTTTCAATACAATTTCTTCAACAAATTGATTAAAGTTCAAATTGATTCGTTAGAAGGTCAGCTCaattgattaattttttttcaaattaaaacatttaattcaattGAAAAAGTATGCCGACAGAAATGATAGAAGAAGTCAAAAAGATTAACAGAAACGAATTGACAAATTGACATACTGTTTGAGGACGAAGTTCAACAAGAACACAAGCACCAGCTGAAGCGAAATTGATTCCTCTAGTGAAATCCTTTATCCCCGGTAACAAATAGGGTTGCAAAAATGGCAACCCCGCGAATTGAGCTGCAAATAAAATTACACAAACAAACCATTGGTAACAAAATAATCACAAAATCTGGACATAAGttaattgaatttaaatttaacaGTAGACGGTGACGGTAAGTACCTACGAAATCGGGGATAAGGCGGCCATCGGAGTATCGGCCAGAAGGCTTTTTGAAGTAAGTTTCGCCGTAAGGCCAAAACTCGGCACCAGCTCCTTTAACGCCGTTGTATAAAGTCATACCATCGTCGTAGAGTGAATCGCCGAAGACATAAAGAGGTGGTTTGTATTGAGCATTTGAAGGTGATGGGGAGAGGAAGAGTAGAGTTGCTAATAGGGCCAATGTAGGGAACATGTTTGTAGTTATGGCTGTGATCTTTGCCATGTGAACACAGTGGTATCAGTGAAAGTTTTGgggtgatttttattttttttatttatgtgcaaccaaaaccaaaaccaaaaccaaaacccaGAGTCCCAGACCAGCTTTGGTGTTGGTTTTAATTGCTTGCTTTTGCAACTGTTCCGGCTTTAGAACAAAGGATAGTTCTTAATGGTATTTAAAGGAGTGAAGGGGGTTTATTTCTATTTATAAATTTAAGGCGGAAGTTGCGTGCCGCGTGGCTTTTTTGACATTTTCTTTTGTCGTCTatgttttttataaaaatattaaatagagTTAACAATAATATGAAGTACTTCTGTTTAGTTTACTTTAGACACTAGTTTGGAGTTTTAGAAGATGGATAGAAGTGATGGGTAGATATTTCATTTGCTTTTTTACTTGTATCATTTACAATTTTACCCTATTTACAAATACtcgtttattaattttttaaaaatatcaattttttttttattttagctaatatattggcaagcgtgaaacaTCAGATGATATAAGGGGAAAAAGTTGAAGAAGAGTATTACTTCAATACTTGGCATAGTGGATAAGTAATTTGACCTCTAAGGAGTTGGAGGTGGAAATTTTCTTATTCCCTTCCACCTCTCCTTGTAATTTTCATGAGCTGAACTGCTAAGCTATATGATTTACTTCAGAGAGATTACAGTCCATTAGGATGGTTCTTCTTAAAGCCACCAATCATCAATTTAATGGGAATTAATGGGTATTTTAGTATTTGTACAGagtattgttattttattgaaaagtacttatatattataaaatggAAGGATTGAAATACTTCAATTTTCGAGGATTTTTACCAACAAGATCTTTTTAAATTAAGTTAGGGCGGGTGAAAAATAAAAGTGAACAAACAAATTCTCCGAAGCTTCTAAGGTATGAATGTATGAAATACTTCGTATGAATTGAAgtatatatactccgtagtcAATAATGAGTAGTTGTAATTGGGGTTCCTATAAGGGTGTTTCCCCTGAATGATCACGGAAATACCATTAAAGGTAGATTAGCTAGGTGGGGTGTTGAGGTTAGTACAAACTACTAATTACATTTAATTTTTGGATAATGATGATTCAACAATTCAACACCGTCCCCTTTGGAACATTTAATACATGTGCGCGCACTCTAATTGTGAGTTTTCATTTAGATTCATGTAGACCATTGAATCTATTCTCCTTCTACGTAAATGCCAACGAATTATAAGGGTACGATTAATTTACACATTCAATTTGTGTCAAATTTTTCAATTTAACATTTTCATCTATAACTTCTATACTCGTATTTACCATTATGATTGGAGGTCAATCAATATTCAATAGTGGTACTACTCTAAAGTTTAAACATATATTACTGTGTAGCTAATTTGAGTTATTTTATCCAATCCCTATAGCTGGCTCCCCCTATTTTGAAAGGGTCTAGGCCGCTAAATCGACCGGATCAAATTGACACGTGTGAGATTTGGGCCAGTTAGGACAAATTTTCTTACATGCGttatattcacctgattttcacttatttttcctaattttatcttatctgaacttattaaaacttatcaaaacttattttagttataaattgtacttggtcaacccttatttttcctgaacttatcttatctgaacttatctgaatttaactgaacttatttttcctgaaacaagtggaaataaggtgaacagaacagggccttatCAAAACAAATTACTAAAGAAAATAGATTGAAGCTTTTTAGTTTGAGCCTCCAAGTATATGGTGCATGCAATGTGTGCGTATATTTCAAAAATATGCTTTTATATATAAGCAACAATCTAATTGTTTACAAACgttattaataatttaaatacgtAGTAGGggtattataaaaaaattacatgGACATCAAAATGACCAAgagctggcttatataatacagatgtatacttcctccatttagaaataaattaaaatgcATTCTTTAATATGCTTAAAAGAACTTAAAGAAAGTTAATGATATACGAATTAAGTATGTAATACATAATACTTTTTATGATCGAATCTTCGAGGAGGTCTTAACTTAAGTATTTGGATGTGTGAAGGTAAAGTATGACTAAGAAGATCAAAATTATGTGAAAAAGCTTTTATTTTATGTTGCATGTCGTTTCTTCTCACAATAGTACAATTGATCAATGGAGAAAATCCATAATTCACATTTTGGGAtacagcgcgtctcctgtgagaccagtcacaccatcaacttgatggtgtgacgagcgcgaaaccaatagtgtacctcccctaaaattatataaaaaaagtaacagatctaaccTATACtcctatagaagtaacatatctaaactaaaaaaatacctcctctaaaattatatgtataaaaaaattaacatgtctaaactatagaagtaacatacctaaactaaaaatgtacctcccataaaactattccgtataaaaaaaaagtaacatgtctaaactatagaagtaacatacctaaactaaaaagtacctcatataaaattataaaaaaaaagtaacatgtctaaactatagaagtaacatacctaaactaaaaaaaaatacctcctctaaaattattaaaaaaaaagtaacatgtttaaactatagaagtaacatacctaaactaagaaggtatctcccctaaaattactccgtataaaaaaaagtaacatgtataaactatagaattaagtaacatacctaaactaaaaaaagtacttcctctaaaattatatataaaaaaaaaagtaacatgtctaaactatagaagtaacatacctaaactaagaaggtatctcccctacaactactccgtataaaaaaagtaacatgtataaactaagaaataacatacctaaactaaaaaagtacctcctctaaagttataaaaaaaagtaacatgtctaaactatagaagtaacatacctaaattcgcaagtgtaaactggtctcaccattagttgatggtgaggacagtctcatactccctccgtcccggaatactcgacccggtttgaccgacacagagtttaaggaacttgaattgacttatttaatttaataggtagtagttgatagtggggtattattttggAGGAAGTAAATTCGGCATGCTGTGATGTATTGGAAAATACATAATATGTCAATTCTGTAAATCCATTGAATTTCAATGGTACTTGTTTTAATCGGAATGGGTACTCTATTTTTATcgtaatggtacatgtttttatcgTCATGGTACTCCgtttaacgaaatggtacttTCTTTTTTAATGAATGGTACATATTATTGACCAAAATGCCCCTGTGATGTGTTTTGAAACACATCACAGCATGCCGCTGAGACGCTCCCATTATTTtgatgtagttagtgggaggtgggttaagaggtggggttgggggagagtaggggttgaattttttattattttttgtatggagtagggggtaggtgggttaataggggtggattgagaaataatataatattgttagaatatttccatttttagaaacaggtcaagtattaagggacggtccgataaggaaaacaggtcaagtattccgggacggagggagtataagaatttgggtttgGGATAAAGCTAGGCTTTGATATTGTTATTGACTTGTTATAGTAGTGAGTAGTCACGGGTTATATCACTTAAAAGGTTCGATATAAGAGTACTATTAGTAAATATGAACAATTTTAGGAGTATGAAATCATGGGCCTGCAGGAGGCTGAGATATGGGCCCTAAAATTAAGGTCTGAGCCCATCCCCCTGTTAATAATATACCACCATTTTAAGTACTACAACTCTACAGTATATACTACTTAATTATGGGTTATAggcttatactccctccgtcccggaatacttgacctgttttccttatcgggccatcccttaatacttgacctgtttctaaaaatggaaatattctaacaatattatattatttctcactccacccctattaacccacctaccccttactccatacaaaaaataattaaaaattcaacccctactctcccccaaccccacccctttacacatttcccactaactacattaaaataataccccactatcaactactacctattaaattaaataagtcaattcaagtcccttaaactctgtgccggtcaaaccggatcgagtattccgggacggagggagtagcacaAAAACAATTTCAAATGTATTTTTTGTCTACGTAGTCTACAGTTGGACTGTTCATTGCATTTCATTGAAATCAATTTAAACATTGTGCACAATATAATGAAACGTATAAATTAAAATGATAAACTAAGAGAGAATAGAgaattcatataaaatattggtCCGTACTATAATTAGCAACTTGAATGATTAAGATGATTAATTATACGTCTAATGAAGGATTAGTGGTTAGTAATTTGGCAGGGAGTGGGGAGGGAAATTAAAGGGTAAATGGAATCTAGCATTCGGTAGCGTGGccacttaaaaaaaatattaaaattaaaatcatgacaAAAAGGAGATTATCTAGGCATAATCACGTACACTGTCAACTCCATAATTATTTGAATAATTTAACAACTGTTAATTAGATTCAGTTttcgtacttcctccgttccataatAGATGGATCAATTCTCATTTGCgcactattcatcaatcaaTTTTGACAATCTTTCTTTCACTGTTGTGTAAGAAAAGAAATAATCAAGcgggatcttgttaaattcgtattaatgcaaggattctaaatatcaactttttataatttttacttatacgtatttagagatattaatgttcaaataagCATGTTGGCATACGTGCAAttagaaatgatgcatctattatGGAACAGAAGAAGTTCTTTGTAAGTACTACGTATATAAGTTGCAAGTATATGTATTTCTTCGTACCTTAAAAAGTGTGAGCTAACTCACTTTCTTGCTCCGGTCCTTGTACTTATTACTTACGATTCAGTTTTGGTACTTGTATTTATCTGTTTTTCTGCCATAAGAAATGCAACCTAGCTATCTTAATTTCTTGCTCCTTATTTTGGCTACTCGTAGTATATGATATGATCCATTGCAATTTTGGAAGATCTACACTCTATCCTCCATTTAATTGCGGATTAGGAACAACGGGAAGGGATCACACGCAAATAATTAATTTACTTCTTCCGTTTCAAaatagttgcaacactttgtGTTTTGCACtatatattcacataatttactttgtttattttttatatatgatCTATACTTTaggaaaaacatattcatgtggtATATTATTAGATTcgttttaataaatattttacgaatatcaatttttttttaataatttttatttatcgATAATTAAGGATATTAATTGTTCAAGCAAAGCATTAACAAGcgtgaaaaataaaatattacaacTAAAAATGAACGGACGAAGTATGTGCTAATTAAGCCCCTAACGACTCTCATATCAATACATGCCAGTTACTAGTTACTACTCCGTATACCATCTTTATGAAACTTGAATGTTCATTATACTCGATCAATTATACTGTAATACATTCTACCATTTACCATTGATAGAATGCATTTTGAGGAGGGTTCCCTACTTTTCATTGTCATTTCCCCCACTCTTAAAGTGTCTAATCCGTAAATTCAGGTTAAGTTGAATCGATTGACCTGTATAAAATTTTGACCCGGTAAATGCTTCATCTTACCTTCGAGAAAAAAACATTTTGATCGACAATTGGCTTTTACTTGAATTAAGTATTTGTGGTACGCACTAATGTACATTTGGCTTGGGTAGGTCAATTCTTAGTCAAAACGTAGTATTCATTGATATTTTCTTTATAAACGTACGTACACAAAATATTCTCCAAAAGCTAATAATCAAATAAGAGCGGTTTATAATCAATAGAAAATTCAACTTTGGTTTAGGGAGTGAGCAATTAGTGTCCTCACCTAACGTATGGTtttacaagaaaaaaaattagacaAGAAGATAgagttataaatttataatacgTACTAATTAAGTGGTCAAATTGAACATAATTAGTAACAAAATCAGGACTCAGGAATTGGATTGCGTATGCTGATTaatgttaattaattaagattaTACAGTACATACGTATATTATCTCCTAAATTATTAGGTTGATGTTAATTTTGTAACTTAATTAGGTACAAGAATTGACACCTTGTACTCATTAGTGAGTTTTGTCGGCCAACGGCAATTGTCTCATCCCAATCTTTGATTCTGAAAACTTGCATCACATATTCACATAGTATAGGATATAGGCTCATATAGCCATTAGAAATTTAGAAGCACCTCTTCCTCAAATTAATGAAATCGAACTTTTCCATACGTTACTACGTGCAATCCAACTTTTTTAACACCTCTTGTAATAGTTATGAGATTCGAGCCCTTGACCATATACGTCACATGACTTATTAATTCAGAAAAAATCACTGAGATAAAGAACATttagtaatttattttttgtatttgttAGTAATATATACTCAGTTCCATAATGtttcctcacttttccattatacgcgcgcggtctccaatgcactactttgaccattaatataTAACTTTAATTTCACATTAgcaaaaatgatataaaaaaaaaaacgaatccaatgatatcccacaagttaaTATTCTTACTCTTAATTATACTATTAATTATGGTCAAactttttaaactttgaccatataaatagtaaatatgaggaacattatggaataGCGGGACTatcgttttaattttttaattttgtggAGACCCCACCAACTCCCTGTCTCTGCTTCTGCTCCCTCCGTTCTTGATAGTTCAAAGATTAGACTTTTGCACAATTCATGTATTTACTCTAACCATATTTTATAGTAGTAGTTTACTAATAATCTGTATATAATTGCATATAATTAAAGTCAAAATAGTGCTTTGACAAGTATTGGAGTTTAAAACCGATCACATAACACAATGTAACCATGCCACCAGCCATGCATATTTGTCCAAAAAGAGAAATCGAAAATGGAGTTGGCTAttatttgtgaatttgtgaatgAAAATGAAGTCAATAATCAAATATGCCAATTTGATCATGT
This sequence is a window from Spinacia oleracea cultivar Varoflay chromosome 1, BTI_SOV_V1, whole genome shotgun sequence. Protein-coding genes within it:
- the LOC110787218 gene encoding GDSL lipase, translating into MAKITAITTNMFPTLALLATLLFLSPSPSNAQYKPPLYVFGDSLYDDGMTLYNGVKGAGAEFWPYGETYFKKPSGRYSDGRLIPDFVAQFAGLPFLQPYLLPGIKDFTRGINFASAGACVLVELRPQTINLKRQVDYFVQMVQKLKQQVGEGTANQLLSEAVYLFNIAGNDYVNLLQKNVKKLPVSNFKRNQRINMVIGNLTTHIKTIYDQGGRKFAFQNLGPLGCMPSMKYMLNFKGTCAPEPQELAKLHNAKFAALAKRLQSQLPGFKYSIYDFYTSLYLRVIYGSSRYGFRESQTACCGSGSYNGDFTCQKKGYTFSVCSNPSEYLWFDAAHPTDKANQAFSKEFWSGGSSLVAPYNLQQLFAAK